The following are encoded together in the Gilvimarinus sp. DA14 genome:
- a CDS encoding AraC family transcriptional regulator, with translation MIRILLLLALCLGAAPAFAQASADDAEALKQSALNLNRDLLILEEELLYPPNSQVAVYLSMDVAEYFALDAVKLKIDDTFVAAELYTEKQVDALIRGGIQKLYIGNVKSGSHEISAFFTGIGPQGQPYKRAAAITIDKSTAPVVLELKIVDSTAKLQPVFEIKQWEL, from the coding sequence ATGATTCGAATTCTCTTACTGCTGGCGCTTTGCTTGGGGGCGGCGCCAGCTTTCGCGCAGGCCAGCGCAGACGATGCCGAGGCGCTGAAGCAGAGCGCGCTTAATCTCAATCGCGATTTGCTGATTCTTGAAGAAGAGTTGCTCTACCCGCCCAACAGCCAGGTGGCGGTGTATCTCAGCATGGATGTGGCCGAGTACTTCGCCCTGGATGCGGTGAAACTCAAAATCGACGACACCTTTGTCGCCGCCGAGCTCTATACCGAAAAACAGGTCGATGCCCTGATTCGCGGCGGTATCCAAAAGCTGTATATCGGTAACGTCAAAAGCGGCAGTCACGAAATCAGCGCCTTTTTTACCGGCATTGGCCCGCAGGGCCAGCCCTACAAGCGCGCTGCCGCCATCACCATTGATAAATCCACAGCGCCCGTGGTGCTGGAGTTAAAAATTGTCGACTCCACCGCCAAGCTGCAACCGGTGTTTGAAATCAAACAATGGGAGCTGTAA
- a CDS encoding tetratricopeptide repeat protein, translating into MNWHRAPSSFILPLALLLVLSACGHNPVEDSRTLADLPEPVIPRHDEGVAAENLEQIEAQYRAALLVATDPEVRHHIQVRLADLEMARSEQAQQEARTLTAFFAEPISHYQALVATYEADPAQSVASAPDALYYKLAKAYALDGRDREAAATLDELAQRFPESPYIHEAQFRRAERAFAAGDYELAEALYLEVATSPTSAFADNALYMQGWAAYKQSRYSDALGQFTQLLDDAFAGAVLPSQVATAMSRMDPNQRNLVDDTLRVLSFTYANLDGAQSIAEQQQDIGARPYQYLLYQQLGELYLSQERYLDSADTYARFVSNNPSADIAPDFSIREIEVYQAGGFPSLVLPAKRAYVNHYGIYSNYWQARAGIATPATGLAARQVVRSNRPRNMSAQALGKLKLYLEELARHNHAEAQRLAKAQDDADALAPSRADVRRAYADAAELYEEFLLTFPLDERAGEVNFLMAEAYNESGRTIAALGAYETVAFERIDPTYGADAGYSAVLLSQNLIERSKAGENLPTDSLTDEPVQSKLWQWQERKIDNAIKFADTYPQDERAIAVLTQAAPELMYQGELARASQVARRVITWQPAPEGDLLYTAWLTLGHSEFEQQLYPEAEAAYWQALELHANYGQKPGSPTAAELRERIAASIYQQAQLALASGDNATAINQLLRIHTELPGTSIAATALFDAGHTAQMAGDYAQAQQLLSEFKTAYPNHELSARLPAKLIVIHEAQGNWAAAATLLSAQASANAGTELGRQSLLSAAEYYDKEGDWEQARDHYRDYAHNYAEPVSERLEVELRLSELYNEVGDSESRDFWLARIVKTAQQNPTERSRYLGAQAATTLAEAPYHRFKNIALTLPIKQSLGQKRSALDAALAAQQRVLDFKVADFTTRANFFIGEIYTSLARDLMDSERPANLNALELEQYDILLEEQTYPFEEKAIDLHEANAQRSWQGLYDDWVAASIQSLAKLLPARYGKQEQIVEVAREIR; encoded by the coding sequence ATGAATTGGCATCGCGCGCCGTCCTCGTTCATCTTGCCGTTGGCGCTATTGCTGGTGTTGTCGGCCTGCGGCCATAACCCGGTAGAGGACAGCCGCACCCTGGCAGACCTGCCCGAGCCCGTCATCCCTAGGCACGACGAAGGTGTGGCCGCTGAAAATCTGGAGCAGATAGAGGCCCAATACCGCGCCGCCCTGCTGGTGGCCACCGACCCCGAAGTGCGCCACCACATTCAGGTGCGCCTGGCGGATTTGGAAATGGCCCGCAGCGAACAGGCCCAGCAAGAGGCTCGCACGTTAACCGCCTTTTTCGCCGAGCCCATCAGTCACTATCAAGCGCTGGTAGCCACCTACGAGGCAGACCCGGCGCAATCGGTGGCGAGCGCGCCGGATGCCCTTTACTACAAACTCGCCAAAGCCTACGCACTGGACGGTCGCGACCGCGAAGCCGCCGCCACTCTGGACGAGCTGGCGCAGCGCTTTCCCGAGTCCCCCTACATTCACGAGGCGCAGTTCCGCCGCGCCGAGCGCGCCTTTGCCGCAGGCGATTACGAACTGGCCGAGGCCCTGTACCTTGAAGTTGCCACCAGCCCCACCAGCGCCTTTGCCGATAATGCCCTGTACATGCAGGGCTGGGCCGCTTACAAGCAATCGCGCTACAGCGATGCGCTGGGTCAGTTTACCCAGCTGTTGGACGACGCCTTTGCAGGCGCGGTACTGCCCTCGCAAGTGGCCACGGCGATGTCGCGTATGGACCCCAATCAGCGCAATCTGGTAGACGACACCCTGCGGGTGCTCAGCTTTACCTACGCCAACCTCGACGGCGCCCAGTCTATTGCCGAACAGCAGCAAGACATCGGCGCCCGGCCCTATCAATACTTGCTCTACCAGCAGCTGGGCGAGCTGTACCTGAGCCAAGAGCGCTACCTGGACAGCGCCGATACCTACGCCCGCTTTGTCAGCAATAACCCCAGTGCAGACATCGCGCCCGACTTTTCCATTCGCGAAATTGAGGTGTATCAGGCGGGCGGCTTTCCCTCCCTGGTGCTGCCCGCCAAGCGCGCTTACGTGAATCACTATGGTATTTACAGCAACTACTGGCAGGCCCGCGCCGGTATTGCCACCCCCGCCACCGGTCTGGCGGCGCGGCAGGTGGTGCGCAGCAACCGGCCGCGCAATATGAGTGCGCAGGCTTTGGGTAAGCTCAAGCTGTATCTGGAAGAGCTGGCGCGCCACAACCATGCCGAAGCGCAGCGCCTGGCCAAAGCGCAAGACGATGCCGATGCCCTGGCCCCATCCCGCGCGGATGTGCGCCGTGCCTACGCCGATGCCGCCGAGCTGTACGAAGAATTTCTGCTCACTTTCCCGCTGGATGAACGCGCCGGCGAGGTCAACTTCCTGATGGCCGAGGCCTACAACGAAAGCGGCCGCACCATCGCGGCGCTGGGCGCCTACGAAACCGTGGCGTTTGAGCGCATAGACCCAACCTATGGCGCCGATGCCGGCTACAGCGCGGTACTGCTGAGCCAAAACCTGATTGAGCGCTCGAAGGCGGGCGAAAACCTGCCCACCGATTCGCTGACCGATGAGCCGGTGCAGAGCAAACTGTGGCAGTGGCAAGAGCGCAAAATCGACAACGCCATTAAATTTGCCGACACCTACCCACAGGATGAGCGCGCCATTGCGGTATTAACCCAGGCCGCCCCCGAGCTGATGTACCAGGGCGAGCTGGCGCGCGCCTCGCAGGTGGCGCGGCGGGTGATTACCTGGCAGCCCGCCCCAGAGGGCGACTTGCTCTACACCGCCTGGCTGACCCTGGGGCATTCAGAGTTTGAACAACAGCTTTACCCCGAGGCCGAGGCCGCCTACTGGCAGGCGCTGGAGCTACACGCCAACTACGGCCAAAAGCCCGGCTCGCCCACCGCCGCCGAGCTGCGCGAGCGCATTGCCGCCAGTATTTACCAGCAGGCGCAGTTAGCCCTGGCCAGTGGCGATAACGCCACCGCTATTAACCAGCTGCTGCGCATTCACACCGAGCTGCCGGGCACCAGCATTGCCGCCACCGCCTTGTTCGATGCCGGGCACACCGCGCAAATGGCCGGTGACTATGCCCAGGCGCAACAGCTCTTAAGCGAGTTTAAAACCGCCTATCCCAACCACGAACTGAGCGCCCGCCTGCCCGCCAAACTGATTGTGATTCACGAGGCGCAGGGCAACTGGGCCGCCGCCGCTACGCTGCTGAGTGCCCAGGCCAGCGCCAACGCCGGCACCGAGCTGGGCCGCCAGTCGCTGCTAAGCGCCGCCGAGTACTACGACAAAGAAGGCGACTGGGAGCAGGCCCGCGACCACTACCGCGACTACGCCCACAATTACGCCGAACCCGTCAGCGAGCGGCTGGAGGTAGAGCTGCGCCTGTCCGAGCTTTACAACGAGGTGGGCGATAGCGAAAGCCGGGATTTTTGGCTGGCGCGCATTGTTAAAACCGCGCAGCAAAATCCCACCGAGCGCAGTCGCTATTTGGGCGCGCAGGCGGCGACCACGCTGGCCGAAGCGCCCTACCACCGGTTTAAAAATATCGCCCTCACTCTGCCTATCAAACAGAGCCTGGGGCAAAAGCGCAGCGCGCTGGATGCGGCCCTGGCCGCGCAACAGCGGGTGCTGGATTTTAAAGTGGCGGACTTTACCACCCGCGCGAATTTCTTTATCGGCGAAATTTACACCTCGCTGGCGCGCGATTTAATGGACTCCGAACGGCCCGCCAACCTCAACGCGCTGGAGTTGGAGCAATACGATATTCTGCTGGAAGAACAGACCTACCCCTTTGAAGAAAAAGCCATCGACTTACACGAAGCCAATGCCCAGCGCAGCTGGCAGGGGCTTTACGACGACTGGGTCGCGGCCAGCATTCAGTCGCTGGCAAAGTTACTGCCCGCGCGCTACGGCAAACAGGAACAAATCGTGGAGGTGGCCCGTGAGATTCGCTAA
- a CDS encoding diguanylate cyclase, with product MINITPAVRLSFGLVVLTVSILLFADALGLTPDAKQKQIEGRQNLSQALAFQTLVGYSRSDRALVEQLLQHAVQATPELKSAAVYPTGNRDPFVVTAQHQSLWPADFNGRSTPEYVNVPLTLGERKVGELQLVYQPLVQADASYWGLPRTVLLGGFIVLAGFVSYRLFIGRALRHLDPSAVVPARVRNALNVLAEGVFILDRREHIVLVNTILLQRLGVSEKQLLGRKAGQLQWRGQSEQLPWSQALQSGDKVVAQRLTLVQGNGNTTVFNVNAVPIMDGKGATQGVIASFDDVSELEHKNQQLEQMLVELARSQSAIEEKNRELEHMAAHDALTNCLNRRALREQLERLFTAATTKRTPLCCIMLDIDHFKRINDTYGHSQGDTVIQQVAERVRQQVRQGDLLARFGGEEFCILLPDSDSEQSAKIAERCRELIAAEPIEGVNVSCSFGVAFLMPDADSPNDLIQHADEALYYSKQGGRNRVTVWNPGIRHKMKAFD from the coding sequence AAGGGCGGCAAAATTTGTCTCAGGCGCTGGCGTTTCAAACCCTGGTGGGTTACTCGCGCTCGGACCGCGCCCTGGTAGAGCAGTTATTGCAACATGCAGTGCAGGCCACGCCCGAGCTAAAATCCGCCGCTGTTTACCCTACCGGTAATCGCGATCCTTTTGTGGTAACGGCGCAGCATCAGTCGCTTTGGCCTGCAGATTTTAATGGCCGCTCTACGCCTGAATACGTCAACGTGCCTCTCACCCTCGGGGAGCGAAAAGTGGGAGAGTTACAGCTGGTGTATCAACCATTGGTACAAGCCGATGCCAGCTACTGGGGCTTGCCGCGCACAGTGTTGCTGGGCGGTTTTATTGTGCTCGCGGGCTTTGTCAGCTATCGCCTGTTCATCGGCCGTGCGCTGCGCCATCTTGATCCCAGCGCAGTGGTGCCAGCCAGGGTGCGCAACGCGTTAAACGTACTCGCCGAAGGCGTGTTTATTCTCGATCGGCGCGAGCATATTGTGTTGGTAAATACCATTTTACTGCAGCGTTTGGGCGTGTCGGAAAAACAACTGCTGGGCCGCAAAGCCGGGCAGCTGCAGTGGCGGGGGCAAAGCGAACAGCTGCCCTGGAGCCAGGCACTGCAAAGCGGCGACAAAGTGGTCGCGCAGCGATTAACCCTGGTGCAGGGCAATGGCAATACCACGGTTTTTAATGTTAATGCGGTGCCGATTATGGATGGCAAAGGCGCAACACAAGGCGTCATTGCCAGCTTTGACGATGTCTCGGAGCTGGAGCATAAAAACCAACAGCTGGAGCAAATGCTGGTGGAGTTGGCTCGCAGCCAGAGCGCCATTGAAGAAAAAAATCGCGAGCTGGAACATATGGCCGCGCACGACGCGCTGACCAATTGCCTTAACCGCCGCGCTCTGCGCGAACAATTAGAGCGACTATTCACCGCCGCCACCACCAAGCGCACGCCACTGTGCTGCATTATGTTAGACATCGACCACTTTAAACGCATTAACGATACCTACGGCCATAGCCAGGGCGATACGGTCATCCAGCAAGTGGCCGAGAGGGTGCGCCAGCAAGTGCGTCAGGGCGATTTACTGGCCCGGTTCGGCGGCGAAGAGTTTTGTATTTTGCTGCCCGATAGCGACAGCGAGCAAAGCGCAAAAATCGCTGAGCGCTGTCGGGAGTTAATTGCCGCCGAGCCAATAGAAGGGGTAAACGTGAGCTGCAGTTTTGGCGTAGCGTTTTTAATGCCCGATGCCGATTCACCCAACGATTTGATCCAGCACGCCGACGAAGCGCTTTATTATTCCAAGCAAGGGGGGCGCAACCGGGTCACCGTCTGGAATCCCGGCATTCGTCATAAGATGAAGGCGTTTGACTAG